The region CTGTTTCTGCGTGACCGTTTCGCCTGCCAATATTGCGGATCGCAAAGCGACCTGACGTTCGACCATGTCATTCCACGTCGCGCGGGCGGGCGCACGACCTGGGAAAATGTCGCGACCGCCTGTTCGCCCTGCAACCTGAAAAAAGGCGGGCGCACGCCCAGGGAAGCACATATGCAGCTGCATGTGACGCCGATCCGCCCCACCAGCTGGCAATTGCAGGAGCATGGCCGCGCCTTCCCGCCCAACTATCTGCATGAAAGCTGGCGTGACTGGCTTTATTGGGATGTCGAACTGCTGGCCTGAAGGGATGAGGGGGACGGTTTCGTCACCCGCAACCCAGCGTGGGGATCCAGTCCAGATCGATATCCTTGTGCCGATTGGTATAATGGCCGATCTCTTCCAGCCGGGCGATGTCGAGCAGCGTGATGCGCCCGTTCGATCGGCTGATCAGCCCTTCCTGTTCCATCTGACGCACCATGCGGTTCACATGAACGGAGGTAAGGCCAATCGCGTCGCCAATCTCTTCCTGCGTCAGGCGAAGGTCGAAGCTGTCGGTAATCCCGTCGTCGGTGACGCGCAGCCTGTCGAATATGTCCAGCAGGAATGATGCGACACGTGCCTTGGCCGACGTCCGGCCCAGCGACGCGAGCCGGTCGGTCAGCGCGACCTTTTCCGAATTGGACAGCAGGAACAGCAGCGCGGCGACGCGGGGATATTGTTCCAGCAGACGGCGCAGGGCGTGCTTGTCGAACGGACAGACGATCGCATCGGACAGGGCCACCAGCGATTCCGGCGCCTTGCTGTAAATGGTGCTGGCCGACCCGATAAAATCCCCGGGGAAATAGACCCGCAGGATCTGGCGGCTGCCATCGGGGAGGATGACGAAGCTCATCACCCGGCCTTCGCGCAGCACGAACAATTCCGTCACCGTTTCATTGACCCGCTGGATCATCGCGCCGCGCTTAACCTTGCGTGGGTTTTCTTCCAATCTGGTCAGCGCAATTCTTTCCGCATCCGAAAGGGTTACGTTTTTCGCCAGCCTCTCCGCGAAACAACTCGTCGCCACCAAAGCACCTTTTTTCAAAAATTGTCGTTACGATGGCAAAACGCCCGTTGCGTCTTTTGGCTGCATTTACGGGCGCTGCACTAAACTCGATCAATATCGCGCGGGGGGGGAGGTGAAATGTTTCAGCAATCTATTCAGGATGTGACGACCGGGCCCCCGCTGGCCTTGTCCCGCCTTGCGCGGGATGGAATTAACGTTAAGAACCCAGCCGATGGACCGCATAATCATTCGCGGCGGCAAAGTGTTGAGCGGCCGCCTTCCCATTTCCGGTGCGAAGAACGCCGCGCTGACGCTGCTGCCCTGTGCATTGCTGACCGACGAGCCGGTTACGCTGCGCAATCTGCCGCGCCTGGCGGACGTCGACAGCTTCGGGCATCTGTTGAACCAGCTGGGCGTTTCGACGATGATCGAAGGCGCGCGGCCGGAGGATTTCGGACGTGTGATGACCCTGCGCGCGGGCCGGGTTACCTCGACCGAAGCACCCTATGACATCGTGCGCAAGATGCGCGCGTCGATTCTGGTGCTGGGTCCGCTACTGGCGCGCGCGGGCGAAGCCCGGGTTTCCTTGCCGGGCGGCTGCGCGATCGGCAACCGGCCGATCGACCTGCACCTGAAGGCATTGGAAGCCTTTGGCGCGATCATCGAGATAAATGCAGGCTATGTCCGCGCCAGCGCGCCCGATGGCGGCCTGCCGGGCGGCATCTACACCTTCCCTGTCGTGTCGGTTGGCGCGACGGAAAATGCCGTGATGGCGGCGGTGCTGGCCAAGGGCACCTGCATTCTGGAAAATGCCGCGCGCGAACCGGAAATCGTCGATCTGTGCAAATTGCTGATTGCGATGGGCGCGGATATCGAGGGCGTGGGGACCGATAAACTCACGATCCATGGCCGCGACCGGCTGCATGGCGCAACCTACAGTGTCATGCCCGACCGGATCGAAGCGGGCAGCTATGCCTGCGCCGCGGCGATCACTGGCGGCTCGCTGGAACTGGCGGGCGCATGCGCCGACGACATGCACGCGATCCTGGCCGCCCTGCGCGATGCAGGCGTGCAGGTCGATGAACTCAAGGATGGCATCAGGGTGTCGGCCAATGGCAAGCTAAAGCCCCTGACGCTATCGACTGCGCCATTCCCGGCCTTCCCAACGGATATGCAGGCGCAGTTCATGGCGATGCTGACCAAGGCGGACGGCGCGTCGGTGCTGACCGAAACCATATTCGAAAACCGCTATATGCATGTGCCGGAACTGGCACGCATGGGCGCAGACATCGGCGTAAACGGGCGCACCGCAGTCGTGCGCGGCGTCGATAAGCTGGTCGGCGCGCCCGTCATGGCCACGGACCTGCGCGCTTCGATGAGCCTGATCCTTGCCGGACTGGCGGCAGAGGGAGAGACGCAGGTCAACCGCGTCTATCATCTCGATCGCGGCTATGAGCGGCTGGAGGAAAAGCTGTCGGCCGTGGGCGCCGACATCGAACGGGTCAGCGATGGCTGACGGCCGGGGGCTGGAGACGGATCGCGCCGCTCTGTTGGCGCATTATGATCTGGACGCCGGTGGCTTTCGCACGCTCGACCAGATAATCGATTTCGCTGCGGCGCTTTGCAACGCGCCAATCGCTCTTGTGAGCATCGTCGAGGATAATCGCCAGC is a window of Sphingobium sp. MI1205 DNA encoding:
- a CDS encoding HNH endonuclease, which translates into the protein MYHPDLIRHPENCPALVLNADYTPLSYYPLSLWPWQTAIKAVFLERVDIVASYEREVHSPSLQMKIPSVIALKQYVKQSEHPAFTRFNLFLRDRFACQYCGSQSDLTFDHVIPRRAGGRTTWENVATACSPCNLKKGGRTPREAHMQLHVTPIRPTSWQLQEHGRAFPPNYLHESWRDWLYWDVELLA
- a CDS encoding Crp/Fnr family transcriptional regulator — translated: MVATSCFAERLAKNVTLSDAERIALTRLEENPRKVKRGAMIQRVNETVTELFVLREGRVMSFVILPDGSRQILRVYFPGDFIGSASTIYSKAPESLVALSDAIVCPFDKHALRRLLEQYPRVAALLFLLSNSEKVALTDRLASLGRTSAKARVASFLLDIFDRLRVTDDGITDSFDLRLTQEEIGDAIGLTSVHVNRMVRQMEQEGLISRSNGRITLLDIARLEEIGHYTNRHKDIDLDWIPTLGCG
- the murA gene encoding UDP-N-acetylglucosamine 1-carboxyvinyltransferase produces the protein MDRIIIRGGKVLSGRLPISGAKNAALTLLPCALLTDEPVTLRNLPRLADVDSFGHLLNQLGVSTMIEGARPEDFGRVMTLRAGRVTSTEAPYDIVRKMRASILVLGPLLARAGEARVSLPGGCAIGNRPIDLHLKALEAFGAIIEINAGYVRASAPDGGLPGGIYTFPVVSVGATENAVMAAVLAKGTCILENAAREPEIVDLCKLLIAMGADIEGVGTDKLTIHGRDRLHGATYSVMPDRIEAGSYACAAAITGGSLELAGACADDMHAILAALRDAGVQVDELKDGIRVSANGKLKPLTLSTAPFPAFPTDMQAQFMAMLTKADGASVLTETIFENRYMHVPELARMGADIGVNGRTAVVRGVDKLVGAPVMATDLRASMSLILAGLAAEGETQVNRVYHLDRGYERLEEKLSAVGADIERVSDG